The DNA sequence CGAGACGGCGTCCAACAGGCTGCAGAACGTCTACGAGGTCACCGACAAGGTGTGGCAGTACCGGATTGACGACGTCGACGAGCACCTGGCACGGTCCGGACGGGTGATGGAGGTACTGAGCGAGCACCTGTGCCAGGGCTGGCTGGAAGGCTACCTCCTCACCGGCCGCCACGGCGTGTTTAACTGCTACGAAGCTTTCGTCCACATCGTCGATTCGATGTTCAACCAGCACGCAAAGTGGCTGAAGGTATCCCGCAAACTTCACTGGCGCCAGCCGGTCCCCTCGCTGAACTACCTGCTGTCCTCCCACGTGTGGCAGCAGGACCACAACGGTTTCTCGCACCAGGACCCGGGCTTCATCGACCACGCGGTCAACAAAAGGGCCGAGGTCATCCGGGTGTACCTGCCGCCGGACGCCAACACCCTGCTGTCCGTCATGGAGCACTGCCTGGCGTCGACGGACTACGTGAACATCGTGGTCAGCGGCAAGCAGCCCTCGCCCACCTGGCTGGGCCCGGCCGATGCCGCCAACCACTGCCACCGCGGCCTGGGCATCTGGACGTTCGCCGGCTCCGAGGTGCCCGGCGAGGAGCCCGACGTCGTACTGGCCTGCGCGGGCGACGTCCCCACCGTGGAGACCGTTGCCGCCGCGGAACTGCTCCGCAACGGCGCCCCCGGCCTCAAGGTGCGGGTGGTCAACGTAGTGGACCTGATGCGGCTGCAGGACGAAAGCGAGCACCCGCACGGCCTCCCCGCCCATGACTTCGACGGCATCTTCACCGCTGACAAACCCGTCATCTTCGCGTACCACGGCTACCCGGCGCTGATCCACCGGCTGGCGTACCGGCGCACCAACCAGCAGGGGCTTCACGTGCACGGCTACAAGGAAGAGGGGACCACCACCACCCCGTTCGATATGGCCATGCTCAACGGCATCGACCGCTTCACCCTGGCCATCGACGCGATCGATCGCGTACCGGGCCTTGCCGAGAAGCACTCACTCCTGCGCCAGGACCTGCAGGACCGGCGCAACCGGGCGCGCGAACACACCCGCACGCACGGCGAGGACCCGGAAGAAATCCGGAACTGGAAACTGGGCGGCTGACGCCCTAAAGCGGGAGGTCGTCCAGCGTGCAGGAGGGCAGGTGGATCCAGCCTTCGCTGCGGGCCGCCCGGGCATGCGCATCGTCAGGGGCGAGGGTACGACGGCGGGCCACGGCCCGGGCGGTCAGCGAGGCGATGACGGCATCGAACAGGTCGTCCGAAGCGGTTAGCCTGTCCCGGTGCCCGGCCAGGTCCAGCCAGGGCGCCTGCTCCTCGAGGGCCGCCAGGAGGAGGCCCAGGCGTTCGGCTTCGGGGATGCCGCGGCCTTTGTAGCCGCGCCCGTTGAGGCCCCAGATCTTCAGCGACGCCGCCGGGTACACCTCGGCAAAGCGCCCCGAGCCGTCCCGGAGCTGCGGGCCGTGCAGTGCCGCGATCTTCGCCTGGATCACCGCGCAGCGCATGGCAGGGTGGGCCAGCCGGTCGGCGGAAACGCTCAGGGGGATCAGGCCGGTCCGGGCGGTGCAGAACCGGTCGGTGTCCCGGTAGGCGAGGAGCCGCCGGCCCGCGATGCCGTCATGTTCCAGGACGGGTGCTGCGTTGAAGGCCAGGTGGCCGGTGAGGAACGGAATCAGCGCGTCAGGCCAGCCCACGGGGCAGTCGACGCCGGTCATGCCGCAGGTGCCGAACAGGTCCACGATCTCCTGGTCGTCAACGTCCAGGGCCAGGTGGGCCAGCCGGGCCTGGTCATCGCTCCACTCGATGACCGCCACGGCAGTCTTCTTGGCCGCCGCCGCCAGATCCACGCCAAGGGTCCTCATGGGCTGCTCATCAACACTGCGGTCAAACGGCATTGCGTCAGACCGCGCGGTAGCGCAGGACGCCGGGGATGCTCCCGGATCCGCCAAGGTCAGTGCCCCGCGCGAAGCCGGCCCACAGGGCGCGCATCCTGCGGCCCGCGGCGTCCACGTCCGCCCAGTCCGCGCCGGCAATGAGCCCAACGCCGTCCCAGGTCTTCCGGTTGCCGAGCAGGAGGGGCAGGTCCACGGTGTGGGCGGCGCCGAAGATGTTGCCGGGCGCGTGCCAGTCCAGGATGTAGCGGTGCGCCCGCCCGCCCGCCTTGGCATGCCGGCGCGCGAACCTGCGGGTTGCCCGGCCGTACACGGTTTCGGTGACCGCCCAGTCGATGGCGCGGACGGCGGCGCGGCCCACCACCGGAACCGCGGCCAGGCGCATCAGGCGGGGGCTGCGGGGGAGGAACAGGCGGGCCTCCTCGGAGGTATGGCCGATCAGCACCTCGATCGACGGCGCTGTCCGGCTCCAGGCAGCCTCGATCCCGGACTCCTCCGGAAGCGGATCATGGCCGTACTGGGTACCAAACGGCATGGCCGCCAGCATGCCGAACTTCCGGGCCACCTGCGTGACCTGGGCTTCGAGAGCCACCACGTCCATGGCGGGCGTCTGCTCGGAGACCCCGTCCGCAGCAATGCCCATGGCATGGTTCATTTTCGCCCGGCCGCGGGTAATGCCCAGCGGGGCGCTTTGGATGATGGCGCGCTGGAAAAGGGATGGTGCCTCGGGCGTGGCCATCAGGTGGGCGATCGCGTCGCCCCCGGCGGACTGGCCGAAGGCGGTGACCCTGCCGGGATCGCCCCCGAACGCGGCAATGTTCCGCTGCACCCACCGGAAAGCCTCGAGCTGGTCCAGGAGTCCCAGGTTGCCGGGCCGGCCTGCCGGTGTGGCGAGGAACCCGAACAGCCCGAGCCGGTACGTCACGGAGACCACGATCACCCGGTTTTCGGCCACCAGCCGTGCGGGGTCGAAGATGGCCAGGTCCCCGGAGCCGGTGGTGTAGGAGCCGCCGTGGATCCAGACCATGACGGGCAGCTTCTCGTCCGGCTTCAGGTCGCCGGGCAGTGTGATGGAAAGGTTCTGGCAGTCCTCGCTGCCCGGCAGCTCGCCGTATTTGGTGCCCAGGACGTCGTCCAGGAACGGCACCGGAGCCTGGGGGCAGGCGGGTGCGGGAGAGGTGGCGGCATATTCGGCGGTCCAGTCCGGAACCGGGGCCGGCACCTGGAACCGGTGGGCGGTGGCGTAGGGAATGCCGGTGGCACGAATGACGCCGCCGTCGCGCCGGCCGCTGACGGGCCCGCACGGGGGATGGAACAGAAGCTGGGACGTCACGGCTGGCTCGGAACTCACAGCCCCACCATGCCATAACTTCCTGAAACAACGACGGCGGGTGCCCGGCTTCGAAAAGCCGGGCACCCGCCGGCGGACCCTAAAGCAGTTGTTGGGGCAAGCCCAACCTGGAAATCAGTGTCCGGTGGGCACGTAGCGCTTGATGGAAGCTTCCAGCTCGGCTTCGGCGGCGGCGCGGTCGCCCCAGCCCTCGGCCTTGACCCACTTGCCCGGCTCCAGGTCCTTGTAGCGGGTGAAGAAGTGCTCGATTTCCTTGATCAGGTACTCGTTGACGTCGCTGACTTCCTGGATGTGGTCAAAGCGGGCGTCCACCGGCACGCACAGGATCTTGGCGTCTCCGCCGCCGTCGTCGGTCATGTTGAAGACACCGATGGGGCGGGACTCGACGATGACGCCGGGGTGCAGGTCGAAGTCCTGCAGGAGCACCAGAGCGTCCAGCGGGTCGCCGTCCTCGCCGAGGGTGTTCTCGAAGTACCCGTAGTGCGTGGGGTACTGCATGGAGGTGAAGAGGACGCGGTCCAGGCGGACGCGGCCGGTCTCGTGGTCAACTTCGTACTTGACGCGTGATCCCTTGGGGATCTCGATGGTCACGTCGTGCTTCATGGGAATGCTCCTCGGCAATTGCAGGGGGTGCGCGGCACACTTGACGGGCCCACAAAAAAGCGTGTCGGTGCCGCCGACTACAATTGAGGATATAGCGAGAGGCCCTGGAATCAGGAACTTGTGGGGAAATTTCAGGACTTGAGGACCGGCACCAGCATGACCAAACCAACCGGCGGGGAACCGTTGCGCGCCCGGCGTTCCCGGCGTTCCGGCGGCATC is a window from the Arthrobacter sp. NicSoilC5 genome containing:
- a CDS encoding DUF429 domain-containing protein produces the protein MRTLGVDLAAAAKKTAVAVIEWSDDQARLAHLALDVDDQEIVDLFGTCGMTGVDCPVGWPDALIPFLTGHLAFNAAPVLEHDGIAGRRLLAYRDTDRFCTARTGLIPLSVSADRLAHPAMRCAVIQAKIAALHGPQLRDGSGRFAEVYPAASLKIWGLNGRGYKGRGIPEAERLGLLLAALEEQAPWLDLAGHRDRLTASDDLFDAVIASLTARAVARRRTLAPDDAHARAARSEGWIHLPSCTLDDLPL
- a CDS encoding carboxylesterase family protein, yielding MSSEPAVTSQLLFHPPCGPVSGRRDGGVIRATGIPYATAHRFQVPAPVPDWTAEYAATSPAPACPQAPVPFLDDVLGTKYGELPGSEDCQNLSITLPGDLKPDEKLPVMVWIHGGSYTTGSGDLAIFDPARLVAENRVIVVSVTYRLGLFGFLATPAGRPGNLGLLDQLEAFRWVQRNIAAFGGDPGRVTAFGQSAGGDAIAHLMATPEAPSLFQRAIIQSAPLGITRGRAKMNHAMGIAADGVSEQTPAMDVVALEAQVTQVARKFGMLAAMPFGTQYGHDPLPEESGIEAAWSRTAPSIEVLIGHTSEEARLFLPRSPRLMRLAAVPVVGRAAVRAIDWAVTETVYGRATRRFARRHAKAGGRAHRYILDWHAPGNIFGAAHTVDLPLLLGNRKTWDGVGLIAGADWADVDAAGRRMRALWAGFARGTDLGGSGSIPGVLRYRAV
- a CDS encoding inorganic diphosphatase, with the protein product MKHDVTIEIPKGSRVKYEVDHETGRVRLDRVLFTSMQYPTHYGYFENTLGEDGDPLDALVLLQDFDLHPGVIVESRPIGVFNMTDDGGGDAKILCVPVDARFDHIQEVSDVNEYLIKEIEHFFTRYKDLEPGKWVKAEGWGDRAAAEAELEASIKRYVPTGH